Proteins from one Embleya scabrispora genomic window:
- the ctaD gene encoding cytochrome c oxidase subunit I: protein MPAATVPRSARRGTIVVKWMTTTDHKTIGNLYFVTSFLFFLFGGVLALAIRLELARPGTQFLSNEQYNQAFTMHGAIMLLMFATPLFAGFTNWIMPLQIGAPDVAFPRLNMLAYWLYLFGSLIAVAGFVTPQGAADFGWFAYTPLSGVVRSPSIGGDMWIMGLAMSGFGTILGAVNFITTIICMRTPGMTMFRLPIFCWNVLLTSVLVIMAFPVLAAALFALEADRKFGTHVFDPANGGALLWQHLFWFFGHPEVYIIALPFFGIVTEILPVFSRNPVFGYKGLIAATIAIAGLSVTVWAHHMFPTGAVTLPFFSFMTFLIAVPTGVKFFNWIGTMWHGSLSFETPMLWSIGFLVTFLFGGLTGVILASPPLDFHVTDTYFVVAHFHYVVFGTVVFAMFAGFHFWWPKFTGKMLDERLGKIHFWTLFVGFHTTFLVQHWLGAEGMPRRYADYLDADGFTALHTISSIGSFLLGLSTLPFLYNVWKTHRYGRTVIVDDPWGYGRSLEWATACPPPRHNFIRQPRVRSESPAFDLHHPEIAVIDEAAQRGTGILDGAETELEK, encoded by the coding sequence ATGCCGGCGGCGACGGTTCCGCGCTCGGCGCGTCGAGGCACGATCGTGGTGAAGTGGATGACCACCACCGATCACAAGACGATCGGCAACCTCTACTTCGTCACCTCGTTTCTCTTCTTCCTCTTCGGCGGCGTGCTCGCGCTGGCAATCCGGCTCGAACTGGCCCGTCCCGGAACCCAGTTCCTGTCGAACGAGCAGTACAACCAGGCGTTCACCATGCACGGCGCGATCATGCTGCTGATGTTCGCCACGCCCCTGTTCGCCGGCTTCACGAACTGGATCATGCCGCTGCAGATCGGCGCGCCCGACGTGGCGTTCCCGCGGTTGAACATGCTCGCGTACTGGCTGTACCTGTTCGGCTCCCTGATCGCGGTCGCCGGCTTCGTCACTCCCCAGGGCGCCGCCGACTTCGGCTGGTTCGCCTATACCCCCCTCAGCGGAGTGGTGCGCTCGCCCTCGATCGGCGGTGACATGTGGATCATGGGGTTGGCCATGTCCGGCTTCGGCACCATCCTGGGCGCGGTCAACTTCATCACCACGATCATCTGCATGCGCACGCCCGGGATGACGATGTTCCGCCTGCCCATCTTCTGCTGGAACGTGCTGCTCACGTCGGTCCTGGTGATCATGGCTTTCCCGGTCCTGGCGGCGGCCCTGTTCGCCCTGGAGGCCGACCGCAAATTCGGCACCCACGTCTTCGACCCGGCCAACGGCGGCGCCCTGTTGTGGCAGCACCTGTTCTGGTTCTTCGGGCATCCCGAGGTCTACATCATCGCGCTGCCGTTCTTCGGCATCGTCACCGAGATCCTGCCCGTCTTCTCCCGCAACCCCGTGTTCGGCTACAAGGGTCTGATCGCCGCCACGATCGCCATCGCCGGCCTCTCGGTCACCGTGTGGGCCCACCACATGTTCCCCACCGGCGCCGTCACACTGCCGTTCTTCTCCTTCATGACCTTCCTGATCGCGGTGCCCACGGGCGTGAAGTTCTTCAACTGGATCGGCACCATGTGGCACGGGTCCCTCTCCTTCGAGACACCCATGCTGTGGTCCATCGGCTTCCTGGTCACCTTCCTGTTCGGCGGCCTCACCGGCGTCATCCTCGCCTCGCCCCCGCTCGACTTCCACGTCACCGACACCTACTTCGTCGTCGCCCACTTCCACTACGTCGTCTTCGGCACGGTCGTCTTCGCGATGTTCGCCGGATTCCACTTCTGGTGGCCCAAATTCACCGGGAAGATGCTCGACGAACGACTCGGCAAGATCCACTTCTGGACCCTGTTCGTCGGCTTCCACACCACCTTCCTCGTGCAACACTGGCTCGGCGCGGAAGGCATGCCCCGCCGCTACGCCGACTACCTCGACGCCGACGGCTTCACCGCGCTGCACACGATTTCCAGCATCGGCTCGTTCCTGCTCGGGCTGTCCACGCTGCCGTTCCTGTACAACGTGTGGAAGACCCACAGGTACGGCCGCACGGTGATCGTGGACGACCCATGGGGCTACGGCCGCTCCCTGGAGTGGGCCACCGCCTGCCCACCGCCGCGGCACAACTTCATCCGACAGCCCCGGGTGCGCTCGGAATCCCCGGCGTTCGACCTTCACCACCCCGAAATCGCGGTCATCGACGAAGCCGCCCAGCGGGGTACCGGAATCCTGGACGGAGCCGAGACCGAACTCGAGAAGTGA
- a CDS encoding MFS transporter, which produces MRWWSLGNLVSNLGTWMQLTVQNLLVLHLTGSAAATGLSLSVQAAPGLLFGVVGGRAVDAWPRKWTAGVSQAALAMIAFSTALLFTFGLLSVPALLILAALTGLIATVDGPACALLGNDLVPREDVPSAIALGAVVHSVGRLAGTALAGVTVAFFGMGAAYVANGVSFLFVSAIVPFLKPIHVPKPGPESVRAPGDRPRRGSARSAASGSAREGLAFFAGRPRLVALAAIAGLGSTLGRNYGLTLAVLVTGPLGGGPGAFGVVSTMLAVGGILGALLAGRLRRPSVRTVAFTAAAGGALQIAAGLTPTLFVLALLVVPMALAESISDTATTAILQTDPPEHMRGRVLGVWNTVGTGWQLLGPPTLGLLLQCAGARGALVLGGVVIAGVIAAAGLAHDRRTARTARTVALPRVSTSP; this is translated from the coding sequence ATGCGTTGGTGGTCTCTCGGCAACCTGGTTTCCAACCTCGGCACCTGGATGCAACTGACCGTGCAGAACCTGCTCGTTCTGCACCTCACCGGCTCTGCCGCGGCCACGGGCCTGTCGCTCTCCGTCCAGGCCGCGCCGGGATTGTTGTTCGGAGTGGTCGGCGGCCGCGCCGTGGATGCGTGGCCGCGCAAATGGACCGCCGGTGTCAGTCAGGCGGCCTTGGCCATGATCGCCTTCAGCACCGCGCTCCTGTTCACGTTCGGCCTGCTGAGCGTGCCGGCCCTGTTGATCCTGGCGGCGCTCACCGGCCTGATCGCCACCGTGGACGGCCCCGCCTGTGCGCTGCTCGGCAACGACCTGGTGCCTCGCGAGGACGTCCCGTCCGCGATCGCCCTCGGCGCCGTCGTACACAGCGTGGGCCGCCTTGCCGGCACGGCGCTCGCGGGCGTGACGGTCGCCTTCTTCGGCATGGGCGCCGCCTACGTCGCGAACGGTGTGTCGTTCCTCTTCGTGTCCGCGATCGTCCCCTTCCTCAAGCCGATCCACGTCCCGAAGCCCGGCCCCGAGTCCGTCCGAGCCCCGGGCGATCGTCCCCGCCGAGGGTCGGCCCGAAGCGCCGCCTCCGGCTCCGCCCGCGAAGGCCTGGCCTTCTTCGCCGGTCGCCCGCGCCTGGTCGCGCTGGCGGCGATCGCCGGGCTCGGCTCGACGCTCGGCCGCAACTACGGCCTGACGCTGGCGGTTCTGGTCACCGGTCCGCTCGGCGGCGGACCCGGCGCCTTCGGCGTCGTCTCCACCATGCTGGCCGTCGGCGGCATCCTCGGGGCACTTCTCGCGGGTCGCCTGCGCCGGCCCTCCGTGCGCACGGTCGCGTTCACCGCCGCCGCCGGCGGCGCGCTGCAGATCGCGGCCGGCCTCACTCCGACGCTGTTCGTCCTGGCCCTGCTCGTGGTGCCGATGGCACTGGCGGAATCGATCTCGGACACCGCCACCACCGCCATCCTCCAAACCGACCCTCCGGAGCACATGCGCGGGCGGGTCCTGGGTGTCTGGAACACCGTCGGCACCGGCTGGCAGTTGCTGGGACCACCGACACTGGGTCTGCTCCTGCAATGCGCCGGCGCCCGAGGGGCGCTGGTGCTGGGCGGCGTGGTGATCGCGGGCGTGATCGCCGCCGCCGGACTCGCCCACGACCGCCGTACGGCCCGCACCGCCCGCACCGTCGCTCTGCCCCGCGTCTCCACTTCGCCCTAG